Proteins encoded together in one Salvelinus fontinalis isolate EN_2023a chromosome 6, ASM2944872v1, whole genome shotgun sequence window:
- the LOC129857785 gene encoding terminal nucleotidyltransferase 5A-like: MSEEHSCTGASPITEVESSNISVLGWEQVQRLDAILTETIPIHGRGNFPTLEMKPRQIVKVVRSRMEERNIHVRDVRLNGSAASHVLHEDSGLGYKDLDLIFCADMKGESDFQIVKDIVLDCLLDFLPDGVNKQKISPLTLKEAYVQKMVKVCNDSDRWSLISLSNNRGKNVELKFVDSLRRQFEFSVDSFQIKLDSLLLFYECSENPMAETFHPTIVGESVFGDFGAALDHLRQKVICTRNPEEIRGGGLLKYCHLLVRGFQADSETEMKSLQRYMCSRFFIDFSDISEQQRKLESYLQNHFVGLEDRKYDYLMTLHGVVNESTVCLMGHERRQTLGLIAMLAVRVLAEQNVIPNVANVTCYYQPAAYVADGNFSNYYIAQVQPMFHCQQHAYSTWLPCN; the protein is encoded by the exons ATGTCTGAAGAACATAGTTGCACTGGTGCTAGTCCTATAACTGAGGTTGAAAGCAGCAATATCAGCGTTCTCGGCTGGGAACAAGTGCAGCGTCTTGATGCCATCCTGACCGAGACCATTCCCATCCACGGCCGTGGAAACTTCCCCACTTTGGAGATGAAACCCCGACAAATAGTGAAGGTGGTGCGTAGTCGCATGGAGGAGAGGAATATCCACGTCCGGGACGTACGGTTAAACGGGTCTGCTGCAAGCCACGTTCTTCATGAGGATAGCGGACTGGGCTACAAGGACCTTGACCTAATCTTTTGCGCGGATATGAAAGGGGAAAGTGATTTTCAGATTGTGAAGGATATCGTTTTGGACTGTCTCCTGGACTTCTTACCTGACGGGGTGAATAAGCAGAAAATATCACCATTGACTTTAAAG GAAGCCTATGTGCAGAAGATGGTGAAGGTGTGCAATGATTCAGACCGCTGGagcctcatctccctctccaacAACAGAGGCAAGAACGTGGAGCTCAAGTTCGTAGACTCTCTGAGGCGGCAGTTTGAATTCAGCGTGGACTCCTTCCAGATCAAGCTGGACTCCCTGCTGCTGTTCTATGAATGCTCTGAGAACCCCATGGCCGAGACCTTCCATCCCACCATCGTGGGCGAGAGTGTGTTTGGGGACTTTGGTGCTGCCCTCGACCACCTACGCCAGAAGGTGATCTGCACGCGCAACCCAGAGGAGATCCGGGGCGGCGGTCTGCTCAAGTACTGTCACCTGCTGGTAAGGGGCTTCCAAGCCGACTCCGAGACAGAGATGAAGTCCCTGCAGCGTTACATGTGCTCGCGCTTCTTCATCGACTTCTCGGATATCAGCGAGCAGCAGCGCAAGCTGGAGTCCTACCTGCAAAACCACTTTGTGGGCCTGGAGGACCGCAAGTACGACTACTTGATGACCCTGCATGGGGTGGTCAACGAGAGTACGGTGTGCCTGATGGGACATGAGAGGCGGCAGACCCTGGGGCTGATCGCCATGCTGGCGGTGCGCGTGCTGGCCGAGCAGAACGTCATCCCAAATGTGGCTAACGTCACCTGCTACTACCAGCCAGCCGCCTACGTGGCAGACGGTAACTTCAGTAACTACTACATAGCCCAGGTACAGCCCATGTTCCACTGCCAGCAGCATGCCTACTCCACCTGGCTACCCTGCAACTGA